The window AACGGATGCGGGAGGCGTACCGGAGATTATTACTGATGGCACGGATGGGTTGTTGGTTCTTCCCAATAATGTGTCGGCTTTAACCGAAGCCATAGGACGTTTGATTGAAAACCGCGAGTTTCGCCGAAAACTCGCCGCAAAGGGTCGCCAAACGATCCTAGAGCGCTTTGACAGCCGGATTGGAGCTGCGACATTATACCAAAAGCTTTTTGGCGATTTGCCAGTTTAAATCATGGGACAAATAAATCAGTGGGGTCGTCGGTCTTTTATTCAAACCTGTATTGCGGCGGGTACGACAGTTCTGGCGAGTAAGGTTTTTGCCCAAACCCCACCCAATCGCCAGCGTAATGTTTTATTGATCGTTGCCGACGATCAAGGACGCGATCAATTGGGGTGTTATGGCAATCGTCGCATCGAAACTCCCCATCTCGATCGCTTGGCGGCGGAGGGGGTGAAATTCAGTAATGCTTTTGCTGCGGTTTCTTCCTGTAGTGCCAGCCGGGGAACGATTCTAACGGGACTCTATCCACACCAGAACGGTCAATACGGTCACGAACACAGCTACCATAACTTTCGCTTGCAAGATTGGGTACAACCGCTACCGGCTTTGTTCGCAGCGAATCAATATCGCACGGGTTTGATTGGTAAATTGCACGTTGGGGGAACGCCTCAGCAGTTTCCTTTTGATTTTGTCGTTCCGCCGGAAACCGTGATGGGCAGTCGCGATGGGAAAACGATCGCGGAACAGGCGGGAGTCTTTTTTAATGAGGCGCGCGATCGCGCGTTTTTTCTCCTCGTCGGCTATTCCGATCCCCATCGCTGGGGTCAATTTGGCAATCTACAATCCTATCCCGGCGTGACACCCAAAGTTTATCAAGAGGGTGAGGTTATCGTACCCCCCTTTCTCCCGGATTTGCCGGAGGTTCGCAGAGATTTGGCTCAGATGTATCAAGCGGTTTCTCGTTTGGATGCGAGCGTGGGACTGCTCTTGGCGCAATTGAAGGCTTCGGGGCGCGATCGCGAGACGTTAATTATTTACCTCAGCGATAACGGCATTCCCTTCCCCGGCGGCAAAACCAACCTCTACGAACCCGGCGTGCGCCTTCCTTTGATCCTATCGAATCCAGAGATCGCGCGATCGGGAAAAACCCAAAATGCAATGGTGAGTTTTATCGATCTCGTCCCCACTCTCTTAGACTGGACGGGAATTGTGCCTCCTGATTACCCACTACCAGGTCGCTCCTTATTACCCCTATTCAACCAAGACTCCCCAACGGGATGGGATCGGGTTCATTTTTCCCACACTTTCCACGGCGTTCATTTGTATTACCCGATGCGCGGCGCGCGAAATCGCCAATTCAAATACATCCACAACCTTTTTCCCGAACTGCAATATCCCCTCTCCGATGACATTACTGCCTCCCCCACCTGGCAAACCATTGTCGCCAAAAACCTCGAACGCTTGGGCAAGCGACCCCTTAGCACCTATTTGAACCGTCCCCCAGAAGAGTTGTACGACCTCGAAGACGATCCCGACGAAACGAACAACCTCGCCGACGATCCCCGCTTTGCTTCTGTCCTCAACACTTTGCGCGGCAACGTCCGACAAATGCAAGAAACCACAAAAGATCCCTGGCTGAGATATTCATAAAAACCTGAAGCAACTCCCTACTTCAAAGACTGAAGCTGTCGAGAAACCTCATCTTGACTATAAATTGCGTAGGGATTCGGCAGTTTTCCCTTCATTCCATTGGCAACTACCCCTAAAATCGAAGCCCTCGACATTTTCAGCCCCTCCAGCGCCTTCATCACCGTCGCGCGTTCCGTTTTTTCCAAGCGAACCACCAAAATAATGCCATCTGCATTAGAAGCCAGAAGATTGGCATCGGCCAAACCCAATAGCGGCGGACTGTTATAAATCACCAGATCGAAAAAGCCCTGGAACTGGATCATTAGATGCTCCATCTTAGAAGAAGTCAGCAGCTTAATCGGATCGCCAACATTTGAACCGCTACTCAAGAAAAAGAGATTGCTATCCATCGGCGCTTGTTGGATCGTGTCATTGAGGCTCAAATCGCTTTGCAGCGCGTCGCTTAAGCCCTTTTTATTTTTCAGTCCCAAACGCAAATGAAGCTGCGAGCGGCG of the Lusitaniella coriacea LEGE 07157 genome contains:
- a CDS encoding sulfatase family protein, producing MGQINQWGRRSFIQTCIAAGTTVLASKVFAQTPPNRQRNVLLIVADDQGRDQLGCYGNRRIETPHLDRLAAEGVKFSNAFAAVSSCSASRGTILTGLYPHQNGQYGHEHSYHNFRLQDWVQPLPALFAANQYRTGLIGKLHVGGTPQQFPFDFVVPPETVMGSRDGKTIAEQAGVFFNEARDRAFFLLVGYSDPHRWGQFGNLQSYPGVTPKVYQEGEVIVPPFLPDLPEVRRDLAQMYQAVSRLDASVGLLLAQLKASGRDRETLIIYLSDNGIPFPGGKTNLYEPGVRLPLILSNPEIARSGKTQNAMVSFIDLVPTLLDWTGIVPPDYPLPGRSLLPLFNQDSPTGWDRVHFSHTFHGVHLYYPMRGARNRQFKYIHNLFPELQYPLSDDITASPTWQTIVAKNLERLGKRPLSTYLNRPPEELYDLEDDPDETNNLADDPRFASVLNTLRGNVRQMQETTKDPWLRYS